Proteins from a single region of Pseudopedobacter saltans DSM 12145:
- a CDS encoding phosphatidylserine decarboxylase — MKSKSNPQLYNRSTGNVEVEDAYKSGGLKILYRTVLGRAVTKSVLIKRRISRLYGNYMNSPKSTKKINEFIRHYNIDVSEIKRPLDSFKSFNDFFIRELKEDARPIDDTPEHLVSPADSRLFVFDLAGKPQLPIKGYWYQVEDLVKDKAIADQYKDGWCFIYRLAPNDYHRYAYLDSGYQENVIKINGILHSVNPIALKETPSVMAKNYRELTILYTDNFGPVAHIEVGALFVGKIVNREYGKYKFKRGEEKGWFEFGGSTVIQLFRKDAIAPDADILEQTQKGIETIVRLGEKTGIARK, encoded by the coding sequence ATGAAATCAAAATCTAATCCTCAATTATATAACAGAAGTACAGGAAATGTAGAAGTGGAAGATGCATATAAATCCGGAGGGTTGAAAATTTTATATCGCACAGTTCTGGGAAGGGCAGTAACCAAATCGGTTTTAATAAAAAGACGCATTTCCAGGCTTTACGGAAATTATATGAATAGTCCGAAAAGCACTAAGAAAATCAATGAATTTATAAGACATTATAACATTGATGTTTCTGAGATTAAACGTCCTTTGGATAGTTTTAAGTCTTTTAATGACTTTTTCATTAGAGAGCTAAAAGAAGATGCCAGGCCTATTGACGATACACCTGAACATTTGGTTTCCCCCGCGGATTCCAGATTGTTTGTATTCGATTTGGCAGGAAAACCTCAATTGCCGATAAAAGGATATTGGTATCAGGTAGAAGATCTGGTAAAAGATAAGGCCATAGCCGATCAATATAAAGACGGATGGTGCTTTATCTATAGGTTGGCGCCAAATGATTACCACCGCTATGCTTATTTAGATAGTGGCTATCAGGAAAATGTGATCAAGATCAATGGTATTTTGCATAGTGTGAATCCTATTGCTTTGAAGGAAACACCGAGCGTAATGGCTAAAAACTATAGAGAGCTGACTATTTTATATACTGATAATTTCGGGCCGGTTGCACATATAGAAGTTGGCGCTTTATTCGTTGGAAAGATAGTAAACCGGGAATATGGAAAATACAAATTCAAACGGGGAGAAGAAAAAGGCTGGTTTGAATTTGGTGGCTCGACAGTGATCCAACTGTTCAGGAAAGATGCTATTGCGCCGGACGCAGATATCCTGGAACAGACTCAAAAGGGTATTGAAACCATTGTGAGGCTGGGAGAAAAGACGGGTATTGCAAGAAAATAG